The Chroicocephalus ridibundus chromosome 3, bChrRid1.1, whole genome shotgun sequence genome has a segment encoding these proteins:
- the TBP gene encoding TATA-box-binding protein, which translates to MDQNNSLPPYAQGLASPQGAMTPGIPIFSPMMPYGTGLTPQPVQSTNSLSILEEQQRQQQQQQAAQQSTSQQATQGTSGQTPQLFHSQTLTTAPLPGTTPLYPSPMTPMTPITPATPASESSGIVPQLQNIVSTVNLGCKLDLKTIALRARNAEYNPKRFAAVIMRIREPRTTALIFSSGKMVCTGAKSEEQSRLAARKYARVVQKLGFPAKFLDFKIQNMVGSCDVKFPIRLEGLVLTHQQFSSYEPELFPGLIYRMIKPRIVLLIFVSGKVVLTGAKVRAEIYEAFENIYPILKGFRKTT; encoded by the exons ATGGATCAGAACAACAGCTTGCCACCCTACGCTCAAGGCTTAGCCTCTCCTCAG GGTGCAATGACCCCAGGAATTCCAATTTTTAGCCCAATGATGCCATACGGCACAGGACTGACACCACAGCCTGTCCAGAGCACCAACAGTCTCTCCATCCTAGAGGAACAGCAgcggcagcaacagcagcaacaagcaGCACAACAATCTACATCACAGCAAGCGACACAGGGAACATCTGGTCAAACTCCCCAGCTGTTCCACTCACAGACTCTTACCACAGCCCCTTTGCCGGGAACCACACCACTGTACCCCTCTCCAATGACCCCGATGACTCCAATAACTCCTGCAACACCGGCATCTGAGAGCTCTGGGATAGTGCCGCAGCTACA GAATATTGTGTCCACGGTGAATCTTGGTTGCAAACTTGACCTAAAAACTATTGCGCTTCGTGCCCGAAATGCTGAATATAATCCCAAG cgttttgctgctgttattatgAGAATAAGAGAACCACGTACTACTGCACTTATATTCAGCTCTGGGAAAATGGTGTGCACAGGAGCAAAAAG TGAGGAGCAATCCAGACTGGCAGCAAGGAAGTATGCAAGAGTTGTTCAGAAACTGggttttcctgcaaaatttttggattttaaaattcagaacaTGGTAGGCAGCTGCGACGTGAAATTTCCCATCAGATTAGAAGGATTGGTACTCACACACCAGCAGTTCAGCAG CTACGAGCCAGAATTGTTTCCTGGTTTAATCTACAGAATGATCAAGCCAAGAATTgttctgcttatttttgtttctggaaaagTGGTTTTAACTG GTGCTAAAGTACGAGCAGAAATCtatgaagcatttgaaaacatCTATCCTATTTTAAAGGGATTCAGAAAGACAACGTAA
- the PSMB1 gene encoding proteasome subunit beta type-1 — protein sequence MLSAAGYAESRPEMGYELGAPVQCRFSPYTFNGGTVLAIAGEDFSIIASDTRLSEGYAIYCRDSPKCYKLTEQTVIGCSGFHGDCLTLTKIIEARLKMYKHSNNKTMTTGAIAAMLSTILYSRRFFPYYVYNIIGGLDEEGKGAVYSFDPVGSYQRDSFKAGGSASAMLQPLLDNQIGFKNMQNVEHVPLTLEKALQLVKDVFISAAERDVYTGDALKIHIVTKDGIKEETVQLRQD from the exons ATGTTGTCTGCTGCTGGTTACGCGGAGTCCAGGCCCGAGATGGGCTACGAGCTCGGTGCGCCCGTGCAGTGCCGCTTCTCGCCCTACACCTTCAACGGAGG GACTGTGTTGGCGATTGCCGGAGAAGACTTTTCTATCATTGCCTCTGACACACGACTGAGTGAAGGTTATGCAATTTACTGCCGAGACAGTCCAAAATGCTACAAACT GACAGAACAAACAGTCATTGGATGCAGTGGTTTCCATGGTGACTGCCTTACCCTTACTAAAATTATTGAAGCAAGATTAAAG ATGTACAAGCATTCCAATAACAAGACCATGACTACTGGGGCTATTGCAGCAATGCTGTCTACGATTCTGTATTCTCGACGTTTCTTTCCTTACTACGTTTACAACATAATTGGTGGACTGGATGAAGAAG GGAAGGGAGCAGTATATAGCTTTGATCCAGTGGGCTCGTACCAGAGAGATTCTTTCAAAGCAGGTGGATCAGCAAGTGCCATGCTGCAGCCCTTGCTTGATAACCAG ATTGGCTTCAAGAACATGCAAAATGTGGAACATGTtcctctgaccctggaaaaggcTTTGCAGCTGGTTAAAGATGTCTTTATTTCTGCTGCCGAGAGAGATGTGTACACTGGGGATGCACTTAAGATTCACATTGTCACAAAAGACGGAATTAAAGAGGAAACTGTCCAATTACGACAAGACTAA